Proteins encoded in a region of the Saccharothrix ecbatanensis genome:
- a CDS encoding ABC transporter substrate-binding protein: MRRLLVAVAAAALALTACGSGETGGGDGKVTITFWDNNGGPARTPIYEELIKRFESANPNIHVEYVGIPSASVQQKYDTAIAGGETPDVGGVTTSYLAHLVGQEALAPVDDRINSGPLKDKLLPSLVETVRQTGPDGKLYLVPSSANMDVIWYRTDWFKDAGIEPPKTWDEFITAATKLTDTAANKYGYTIRGGAGSVFQLITEAYAYSGVDNFYEGGQSTLNDSANAELVDKIAKLYKKATPEADVNNSFTQMIAQFTGGSIGMMHHNLGSYSDVTKALGDKVAAIPLPVGPSGKRTVVPNPTDGFAVFKNSENQDAAWKFAEFLTSSESNSYWNEKVGQIPANTDVRSAAWIDKAAHVKMALGVMEDPATILVPAPVYLPQYSSITKTDSEPQYQKVLLGELSAQQFLDDMAKKLTEAQKEWEERK; encoded by the coding sequence ATGAGAAGACTGCTGGTCGCTGTGGCCGCCGCCGCGCTGGCGTTGACCGCCTGCGGATCCGGGGAGACGGGCGGGGGTGACGGGAAGGTCACCATCACGTTCTGGGACAACAACGGCGGCCCCGCGCGCACGCCCATCTACGAGGAGCTGATCAAGCGGTTCGAGTCCGCGAACCCGAACATCCACGTCGAGTACGTCGGCATCCCCAGCGCGTCGGTGCAGCAGAAGTACGACACCGCCATCGCCGGCGGTGAGACGCCGGACGTCGGCGGCGTGACCACGTCGTACCTCGCCCACCTGGTCGGCCAGGAGGCGCTCGCGCCCGTCGACGACCGCATCAACAGCGGTCCGCTGAAGGACAAGCTGCTGCCCTCGCTGGTCGAGACGGTCCGCCAGACCGGGCCGGACGGCAAGCTCTACCTCGTCCCGTCCTCCGCGAACATGGACGTCATCTGGTACCGCACCGACTGGTTCAAGGACGCGGGCATCGAGCCGCCGAAGACGTGGGACGAGTTCATCACCGCGGCCACCAAGCTGACCGACACGGCCGCGAACAAGTACGGCTACACCATCCGCGGTGGCGCGGGCTCGGTGTTCCAGCTGATCACCGAGGCGTACGCGTACTCCGGCGTGGACAACTTCTACGAGGGCGGCCAGAGCACGCTCAACGACAGCGCCAACGCCGAGCTGGTCGACAAGATCGCCAAGCTGTACAAGAAGGCCACGCCCGAGGCCGACGTCAACAACAGCTTCACCCAGATGATCGCCCAGTTCACCGGCGGCTCGATCGGGATGATGCACCACAACCTCGGCTCCTACAGCGACGTGACCAAGGCGTTGGGTGACAAGGTCGCCGCGATCCCGCTGCCCGTCGGCCCGAGCGGCAAGCGGACCGTCGTGCCGAACCCGACCGACGGCTTCGCGGTGTTCAAGAACAGCGAGAACCAGGACGCCGCCTGGAAGTTCGCCGAGTTCCTGACCTCGTCCGAGTCCAACAGCTACTGGAACGAGAAGGTCGGCCAGATCCCGGCCAACACCGACGTGCGCAGCGCGGCGTGGATCGACAAGGCCGCGCACGTGAAGATGGCGCTCGGCGTCATGGAGGACCCGGCCACCATCCTCGTGCCCGCGCCGGTCTACCTGCCGCAGTACTCCTCGATCACCAAGACCGACAGCGAACCCCAGTACCAGAAGGTGCTCCTCGGCGAGTTGTCCGCGCAGCAGTTCCTGGACGACATGGCGAAGAAGCTGACCGAGGCGCAGAAGGAGTGGGAGGAGCGCAAATGA
- a CDS encoding enolase C-terminal domain-like protein, producing the protein MIERVEVSVFTTTAWTAVDPHGHRHPSARHEVREALLEITDSDGVVGRVQVHPDQLRPAVLDSIVKPVLIGADPWDRERLWKAMARKQRGSHGRFTDRALGYVDTALWDLVGKQVGQPVWKLLGGARSRIPAYASTMCGDETPGGLSTPGDYAEFAKQLVEQGYRAIKLHTWMPPVPGAPNVRADIAACEAVRDAVGPGVELMLDANHWYSRTEALELGRALEGLGFYWFEEPMEEASISSYRWLAEQLSIPVIGPEVAWGKHMSRAEWITSGACDILRAGPTDVGGISPTVKALHLAESFNMDCEIHGDGSASLAVLGGTDNGRWYERGLLHPLHDFDRVPPHRLAIADPLDADGHVAMTSSPGLGDEFDVEHIRKHTVERW; encoded by the coding sequence ATGATCGAGCGCGTCGAGGTGTCGGTGTTCACGACCACCGCGTGGACCGCGGTGGACCCGCACGGGCACCGACACCCGAGCGCCCGGCACGAGGTCCGCGAGGCGCTGCTGGAGATCACCGACTCGGACGGTGTCGTCGGACGCGTCCAGGTGCACCCCGACCAGCTGCGCCCCGCCGTGCTCGACTCGATCGTGAAGCCCGTGCTGATCGGCGCGGACCCGTGGGACCGGGAACGGCTCTGGAAAGCGATGGCGCGCAAGCAGCGCGGCTCGCACGGCCGGTTCACGGACCGGGCGTTGGGCTACGTCGACACCGCGTTGTGGGACTTGGTGGGCAAGCAGGTCGGGCAGCCGGTGTGGAAGCTGCTCGGCGGCGCCCGGTCCCGCATCCCGGCCTACGCCAGCACCATGTGCGGTGACGAGACGCCCGGCGGTCTGAGCACGCCGGGTGACTACGCGGAGTTCGCCAAGCAGCTGGTGGAGCAGGGTTACCGGGCGATCAAGCTGCACACGTGGATGCCGCCGGTTCCCGGCGCGCCCAACGTGCGGGCGGACATCGCGGCCTGCGAGGCGGTGCGTGACGCGGTCGGTCCCGGCGTGGAGCTGATGCTCGACGCCAACCACTGGTACTCCCGCACCGAGGCGCTGGAGCTGGGCCGTGCGCTGGAGGGCCTGGGCTTCTACTGGTTCGAGGAGCCGATGGAGGAGGCGTCGATCAGCTCCTACCGGTGGCTGGCCGAGCAGCTGTCCATCCCGGTGATCGGCCCGGAAGTGGCGTGGGGCAAGCACATGAGCCGAGCCGAGTGGATCACGTCCGGCGCGTGCGACATCCTGCGCGCCGGGCCGACCGACGTCGGCGGCATCTCGCCGACGGTCAAGGCGCTGCACCTGGCCGAGTCGTTCAACATGGACTGCGAGATCCACGGTGACGGCTCCGCCAGCCTGGCCGTCCTCGGCGGCACCGACAACGGCCGCTGGTACGAGCGCGGCCTGCTGCACCCGCTGCACGACTTCGACCGCGTGCCGCCGCACCGGCTCGCGATCGCCGACCCGCTCGACGCCGACGGGCACGTCGCCATGACCTCCTCTCCCGGTCTCGGTGACGAGTTCGACGTCGAGCACATCCGCAAGCACACCGTGGAGAGGTGGTGA
- a CDS encoding pectate lyase family protein: MSRKISRALLAATALAATAIVAPTANAASFNLEGWATQCGGTTGGGSASPVTVSTTAAFISAVQSTSASVVRVSGTITLSSMTKVASNKTIIGVGSGATIAGHGLNISKVSNVIVRNLNFRDWRDDGIQVETSTRVWVDHNTLRNGYDGAIDVKRGSDCVTVSWNKISSHDKTMLLGHSDDNGSQDRGKLRVSYHHNWFDGTNQRHPRVRFGNPVHVYNNYYGGVTSYGVASTEEAGVLVEGNYFENTKDPFHRGEGSSDPANLVARNNHMVNSGSGDQGGSVKSIPYSYALDSASGVKSIVTGGAGTGKVG, encoded by the coding sequence ATGTCCCGCAAGATCTCCCGTGCGCTGCTAGCGGCCACGGCCCTGGCCGCGACCGCGATCGTGGCGCCCACGGCGAACGCCGCGTCGTTCAACCTCGAAGGCTGGGCCACGCAGTGCGGCGGAACGACCGGTGGCGGCAGCGCCTCCCCGGTCACCGTCAGCACCACCGCGGCGTTCATCTCGGCCGTCCAGTCGACCAGCGCGTCGGTGGTCCGGGTCTCCGGCACCATCACGCTGTCGAGCATGACCAAGGTCGCGTCCAACAAGACGATCATCGGTGTCGGCTCCGGCGCGACGATCGCCGGCCACGGCCTGAACATCTCCAAGGTCTCGAACGTCATCGTCCGCAACCTGAACTTCCGGGACTGGCGGGACGACGGCATCCAGGTCGAGACCTCGACGAGGGTCTGGGTCGACCACAACACCCTGCGCAACGGCTACGACGGCGCGATCGACGTCAAGCGCGGGTCCGACTGCGTGACCGTGTCGTGGAACAAGATCAGCAGCCACGACAAGACCATGCTGCTCGGCCACAGCGACGACAACGGCAGCCAGGACCGCGGCAAGCTGCGGGTCAGCTACCACCACAACTGGTTCGACGGCACCAACCAGCGCCACCCGCGGGTCCGCTTCGGCAACCCGGTGCACGTCTACAACAACTACTACGGCGGCGTGACGTCGTACGGTGTCGCTTCCACCGAGGAAGCCGGTGTCCTCGTCGAGGGCAACTACTTCGAGAACACCAAGGACCCGTTCCACCGCGGTGAGGGCAGCTCGGACCCCGCCAACCTGGTGGCGCGCAACAACCACATGGTCAACTCGGGTTCGGGTGACCAGGGTGGCAGCGTGAAGTCGATCCCGTACTCCTACGCCTTGGACAGCGCGAGCGGCGTGAAGTCCATCGTCACCGGAGGTGCGGGCACGGGCAAGGTCGGCTAG
- a CDS encoding ricin-type beta-trefoil lectin domain protein, producing MRLIAQSCAVVFATALAVLPTPAQAAPAAPPSDDALHVALARDLGWDPAQAAVRQAEEAASVPVETALRARLGDRFGGAWYDGGLKVGVVDPADAAAVRAAGASPVRVSRSEKSLADTKATLDRTPAATDVHSWHVDPASNAVVVQARTESAARAFAARAGVDVKTVVSADAPRPLYDIRGGDQYVINGNTLCSVGFSVNNGGFVTAGHCGGTGSPTLGFNNVSQGTFAGSSFPENDYGWVRTNSNWTPTPYVNNYAGGSVAVAGSQEAGVGASVCRSGRTTGWRCGTVQAKNVTVNYSGRLVHGLTSTTACAEGGDSGGAWLAGNQAQGVTSGGSGNCSSGGTTLFQPLNEILGVYGLQLTTTGGGGSTSRIIGWQDKCIDVPNSNGVEGQRLQLWDCNNSAAQNWTFPGDGTVRAFGLCMDVAWGSRDNGAAIQLARCSGNPAQQFVLSGAGDLVNPQANKCVDVTSWGGTGTPLQQWECTGGANQKWRRG from the coding sequence GTGAGACTGATCGCGCAGAGTTGCGCGGTGGTGTTCGCCACCGCGCTAGCCGTCCTGCCCACACCCGCCCAGGCCGCACCCGCCGCACCTCCCTCGGACGACGCCCTGCACGTCGCCCTGGCCCGTGACCTGGGCTGGGACCCGGCCCAAGCCGCCGTGCGCCAGGCCGAGGAGGCCGCGTCCGTCCCGGTCGAGACCGCGTTGCGGGCCCGACTCGGCGACCGGTTCGGCGGCGCCTGGTACGACGGCGGCCTGAAGGTCGGCGTGGTCGACCCGGCCGACGCCGCCGCGGTCCGGGCCGCCGGCGCGTCACCGGTGCGGGTGTCCCGGAGCGAGAAGTCGTTGGCGGACACCAAGGCCACGCTGGACCGCACGCCCGCCGCGACGGACGTCCACTCCTGGCACGTGGACCCGGCGTCCAACGCCGTGGTCGTCCAAGCCCGCACGGAGTCCGCCGCACGGGCGTTCGCGGCACGGGCCGGTGTGGACGTGAAGACCGTCGTGTCGGCCGACGCGCCGCGTCCCCTGTACGACATCCGGGGCGGCGACCAGTACGTCATCAACGGCAACACGCTGTGCTCGGTCGGGTTCTCGGTGAACAACGGCGGTTTCGTCACGGCCGGGCACTGCGGCGGCACCGGCAGCCCGACGTTGGGCTTCAACAACGTCAGCCAGGGCACGTTCGCCGGCTCGTCGTTCCCCGAGAACGACTACGGGTGGGTCCGCACCAACTCCAACTGGACCCCGACCCCCTACGTGAACAACTACGCGGGTGGCAGCGTCGCGGTCGCCGGGTCGCAGGAGGCGGGCGTCGGCGCGTCGGTGTGCCGTTCCGGCCGGACCACGGGCTGGCGCTGCGGCACGGTCCAGGCGAAGAACGTGACGGTGAACTACTCCGGGCGGCTCGTGCACGGCCTCACGTCCACCACGGCGTGTGCCGAGGGCGGCGACTCGGGTGGCGCGTGGCTCGCGGGCAACCAGGCGCAAGGCGTCACGTCCGGTGGTTCGGGCAACTGCTCGTCCGGCGGCACGACGTTGTTCCAGCCGCTGAACGAGATCCTGGGCGTGTACGGCCTCCAGCTCACCACCACTGGTGGCGGTGGCAGCACGAGCCGGATCATCGGCTGGCAGGACAAGTGCATCGACGTGCCGAACTCGAACGGTGTCGAGGGCCAGCGCCTCCAGCTGTGGGACTGCAACAACTCGGCGGCGCAGAACTGGACGTTCCCCGGTGACGGCACGGTCCGCGCGTTCGGGCTGTGCATGGACGTCGCCTGGGGCTCGCGTGACAACGGCGCGGCCATCCAGCTCGCCCGCTGCTCCGGCAACCCGGCACAGCAGTTCGTGCTGAGCGGCGCGGGCGACCTGGTCAACCCGCAGGCGAACAAGTGCGTCGACGTGACCTCTTGGGGCGGCACGGGCACGCCGTTGCAGCAGTGGGAGTGCACCGGCGGCGCGAACCAGAAGTGGCGTCGCGGGTAG
- a CDS encoding discoidin domain-containing protein, with amino-acid sequence MSTTTRARSRIAASLLALSLIAPALVSPTAQGAPSPSTAGLDLGAPTRIDQVRLSMPDEYARQDRTFAVQTSLDGKGFATLVPSGQRTFDPAEGNELTFDVDPTLVRYVRVEGTQVADIGVREAVGAAVAATYTSSSHNDVYQAANVGDGNQATYWESANNAFPQWLRADLGASVKADRIVLKLPTAGWGARTQTLAVQHSTDRQNFSDLVPSAQYAFNPTANSTVTIQFTATTTRYLRLLITGNSGWPAGQISEFEVHGPSGGDTQPPTAPGNLAYTSPQAGQIRLAWSASSDNTGVVGYDVYANGVLRTSVAGTTYTDSQPDGVAVTYHVIAKDAAGNQSAASNSVTRPGSAGTNLAKGRPITSSSHVFTFVATNANDDDVTTYWEGATYPNTLTTQLGANADISSVVLKLNPASAWGTRTQNIQVLGREQGASGFTNLVAAWDYVFNPASGNTVTIPLSGRVADVQLRITSNTGAPGGQVAEFQVFGVAAPNPDLVVSATSFTPVSPVETNAVTLSATVRNAGTAASGATDVTFFLGDDSVGTAVVGALAAGASATVTADIGPRGSGSYQYTAKVDETKKVVEQNEANNARLHPTALVVTPVPSSDLVGTLSWSPNNPANGQNVTFSVVLRNEGSIASAGGAHGVTLTLVNATTGATVRTFSGSYTGTIQAGQSASPIALGTWPAANGKYTLRTDVAVDANEIAARQANNVTTQSLFVGRGANVPWEHIEAEDAATAGGAVKIGPNRTIGDLAGEASGRRAVTLNSTGASVEFTTSGPTNTLVTRFSIPDSAGGGGISSTLNVYVNGTFHKAIDLNSRHIWLYGNEANPGNSPGAGGPRHIYDEANVMLNGTFPAGTKIKLQKDSANTTTYAVDFVNFENAVAAPNPDPARYITPSGFGHQDVQSALDRFRMDTSGNLLGVYLPAGTYTTAQKFQVYGKPVRVIGAGPWFTKFVVPATQENTDAGFRAEQSVNGSTFSGFAFFGNYVSRIDGPGKVFDFGGVSNITIENIWAEHMVCLYWGANTDFMTIKDSRIRNMFADGINMTNGSTDNRVANIEARSTGDDSFALFSAIDAGGADEKNNVYENLTSLTTWRAAGLAVYGGFLNTFRNIYIADTLTYSGVTISSLDFGYPMNGFGPEPTTFTGITLVRTGGHFWNGQTFPGIWMFSASKPFRGIRVSDVDIIDPTYAGIMFQTKYTGSAPENPIQDTVLTNVSISGARLSGDQYERKSGIGLWANELPEAGQGPAVGSVTFNNLRFSNNVENIRNLTSTFTITVNP; translated from the coding sequence ATGTCAACGACGACACGTGCTCGTTCACGCATAGCCGCATCCCTGCTAGCGCTGTCACTCATCGCGCCGGCCCTGGTCTCCCCTACCGCCCAGGGCGCGCCCTCACCCTCGACCGCCGGGCTCGACCTCGGCGCGCCGACCCGCATCGACCAGGTCCGGCTGTCGATGCCCGACGAGTACGCCAGGCAGGACCGGACGTTCGCGGTTCAGACCAGCCTTGACGGCAAGGGGTTCGCCACTTTGGTGCCCTCCGGCCAGCGGACGTTCGATCCGGCCGAGGGCAACGAGCTGACGTTCGACGTCGACCCGACGCTGGTGCGCTACGTGCGGGTCGAAGGTACGCAAGTTGCCGACATCGGGGTCCGCGAGGCGGTGGGCGCCGCCGTTGCCGCCACCTACACCTCGAGCAGCCACAACGACGTCTACCAGGCCGCCAACGTCGGTGACGGCAACCAGGCCACCTACTGGGAGAGCGCCAACAACGCGTTCCCGCAGTGGCTGCGGGCGGACCTCGGGGCGTCCGTGAAGGCGGACCGGATCGTGCTCAAGCTGCCGACGGCGGGCTGGGGCGCGCGGACGCAAACGTTGGCGGTGCAGCACAGCACGGACAGGCAGAACTTCAGTGACCTCGTGCCGTCTGCGCAGTACGCGTTCAACCCGACCGCGAATAGCACGGTGACGATCCAGTTCACCGCGACCACTACGCGGTACCTGCGGCTGCTGATCACCGGCAACAGCGGGTGGCCCGCGGGGCAGATTTCCGAGTTCGAGGTGCACGGGCCGTCGGGTGGGGACACGCAGCCGCCTACGGCACCGGGCAACCTCGCCTACACGTCGCCGCAGGCCGGGCAGATCCGGCTCGCCTGGTCGGCGTCGAGCGACAACACCGGTGTCGTGGGGTATGACGTCTATGCCAACGGTGTGCTGCGGACCAGTGTGGCGGGCACGACGTACACGGACTCGCAGCCGGACGGGGTTGCGGTTACGTACCACGTGATCGCCAAGGATGCTGCCGGCAACCAGTCCGCGGCCAGCAACTCGGTGACGCGGCCTGGGTCTGCGGGGACGAACCTGGCCAAGGGACGGCCGATCACGTCTTCTTCCCACGTGTTCACGTTCGTCGCAACGAATGCCAACGACGATGACGTGACGACGTACTGGGAGGGCGCTACCTACCCGAACACGTTGACCACGCAGCTCGGTGCGAACGCGGACATCAGCTCGGTGGTGTTGAAGCTCAACCCGGCGTCGGCGTGGGGCACTCGGACGCAGAACATCCAGGTGCTGGGTCGTGAGCAGGGCGCTTCGGGCTTCACGAACCTGGTGGCGGCGTGGGACTACGTGTTCAACCCGGCATCCGGCAACACGGTGACCATCCCGCTTTCCGGCCGGGTGGCGGACGTGCAGTTGCGGATCACGTCCAACACTGGTGCGCCCGGTGGGCAGGTTGCCGAGTTCCAGGTGTTCGGGGTGGCGGCGCCCAATCCGGACCTGGTCGTGAGCGCTACGTCGTTCACGCCGGTGAGCCCGGTGGAGACGAACGCGGTGACGTTGTCCGCGACCGTGCGGAACGCGGGTACGGCGGCGTCCGGCGCGACTGATGTGACGTTCTTCCTGGGCGATGACTCGGTCGGCACGGCGGTGGTCGGGGCGTTGGCCGCCGGTGCGTCGGCGACCGTGACGGCGGACATCGGGCCGCGTGGGTCCGGGTCGTACCAGTACACGGCGAAGGTCGACGAGACGAAGAAGGTGGTCGAGCAGAACGAGGCCAACAACGCTCGGCTGCACCCGACTGCTCTGGTTGTCACGCCTGTGCCCAGCTCTGACCTGGTCGGCACGCTGAGCTGGTCGCCGAACAACCCGGCCAACGGGCAGAACGTGACGTTCTCCGTCGTCCTGCGGAACGAGGGTTCTATCGCCTCTGCCGGCGGTGCGCACGGCGTCACGTTGACGCTGGTGAACGCTACGACCGGTGCGACTGTGCGGACGTTCAGCGGCAGCTACACCGGGACCATTCAGGCCGGTCAGTCCGCGTCGCCGATCGCGTTGGGCACGTGGCCTGCCGCCAACGGGAAGTACACGCTGCGCACAGACGTCGCGGTCGACGCCAACGAGATCGCGGCGCGGCAGGCGAACAACGTGACGACGCAGTCCTTGTTCGTCGGGCGTGGTGCGAACGTGCCGTGGGAGCACATCGAGGCAGAGGACGCCGCGACCGCGGGCGGTGCGGTGAAGATCGGGCCCAACCGCACCATCGGTGATCTTGCCGGTGAGGCGTCGGGACGTCGGGCGGTGACGTTGAACAGCACCGGCGCGTCGGTCGAGTTCACCACGAGCGGTCCGACCAACACGCTGGTCACCCGCTTCTCCATCCCCGACTCGGCGGGTGGCGGCGGTATCAGCTCGACGCTGAACGTGTACGTCAACGGGACGTTCCACAAGGCGATCGACCTGAACTCGCGGCACATCTGGCTCTACGGCAACGAAGCCAACCCGGGCAACTCCCCCGGCGCCGGTGGGCCGCGGCACATCTACGACGAAGCGAACGTGATGCTGAACGGCACGTTCCCGGCGGGCACGAAGATCAAGCTCCAGAAGGACTCGGCGAACACGACCACCTACGCCGTCGACTTCGTGAACTTCGAGAACGCCGTGGCCGCGCCGAACCCCGACCCGGCCCGGTACATCACCCCTAGCGGGTTCGGCCACCAGGACGTGCAGAGCGCCTTGGACCGGTTCCGCATGGACACCAGCGGCAACCTGCTCGGCGTGTACCTGCCCGCGGGCACCTACACCACCGCGCAGAAGTTCCAGGTGTACGGCAAGCCGGTGCGGGTGATCGGCGCCGGTCCGTGGTTCACGAAGTTCGTCGTGCCCGCCACGCAGGAGAACACCGACGCGGGCTTCCGGGCCGAGCAGTCGGTGAACGGGTCGACGTTCAGCGGGTTCGCGTTCTTCGGCAACTACGTGTCGCGGATCGACGGGCCGGGCAAGGTGTTCGACTTCGGAGGCGTCTCGAACATCACCATCGAGAACATCTGGGCCGAGCACATGGTGTGCCTGTACTGGGGCGCGAACACCGACTTCATGACGATCAAGGACTCGCGGATCCGGAACATGTTCGCCGACGGCATCAACATGACCAACGGCAGCACGGACAACCGGGTGGCCAACATCGAGGCGCGGTCGACCGGTGACGACAGCTTCGCGTTGTTCTCGGCGATCGACGCCGGCGGCGCGGACGAGAAGAACAACGTGTACGAGAACCTGACGTCGTTGACGACCTGGCGCGCGGCCGGTTTGGCGGTGTACGGCGGTTTCCTCAACACGTTCCGGAACATCTACATCGCGGACACGTTGACGTACTCGGGCGTGACGATCAGCTCGCTGGACTTCGGCTACCCGATGAACGGTTTCGGGCCGGAGCCGACGACGTTCACCGGGATCACACTGGTCCGGACCGGCGGGCACTTCTGGAACGGGCAGACCTTCCCGGGCATCTGGATGTTCTCCGCCTCCAAGCCGTTCCGCGGCATCCGGGTGTCGGACGTGGACATCATCGATCCGACGTACGCGGGGATCATGTTCCAGACGAAGTACACCGGGTCGGCGCCGGAGAACCCGATCCAGGACACCGTGCTGACCAACGTCTCGATCTCCGGGGCGCGGTTGAGCGGTGACCAGTACGAGCGGAAGTCCGGGATCGGGCTGTGGGCGAACGAGCTGCCGGAGGCCGGGCAGGGGCCGGCGGTCGGCTCGGTGACGTTCAACAACCTGCGGTTCAGCAACAACGTCGAGAACATCCGCAACCTGACCTCGACGTTCACCATCACCGTCAACCCCTGA